A portion of the Actomonas aquatica genome contains these proteins:
- a CDS encoding CpXC domain-containing protein, whose translation MSQSAVTQISCPSCGHDQDFTLWNSINVGLDPDKKSALKNGSLTRFTCAKCAHETDVNYPILYHDPAHAFMVWLHVGEGEVDTDTLPGGEVLEGYHLRVVASRNALIEKTHVLEQGLDDRVMELFKALMRRDHNNVPEGELLFAGTGTGQQDVEELQFAVVAAGGTQFIGATRKAYDDYAAVLTRVADAEPLEVGKWYAVDQAYARQLIARHLPEAG comes from the coding sequence GTGAGTCAGTCTGCTGTTACTCAAATTTCCTGTCCCAGTTGCGGGCACGATCAGGACTTCACGTTGTGGAACTCGATCAACGTGGGCTTGGATCCCGACAAAAAGTCCGCGTTGAAGAACGGGTCTTTGACGCGGTTCACGTGCGCGAAGTGCGCGCATGAGACCGATGTGAATTACCCGATCCTATATCACGATCCGGCGCACGCGTTCATGGTGTGGCTGCACGTGGGGGAGGGAGAGGTCGATACGGACACGCTGCCCGGCGGGGAGGTGCTGGAGGGGTATCACCTGCGGGTGGTGGCCTCTCGCAATGCGCTCATCGAGAAGACCCATGTGTTGGAGCAGGGTTTGGACGACCGGGTGATGGAGCTGTTCAAGGCGCTCATGCGGCGGGACCACAACAACGTGCCGGAAGGCGAGCTGTTGTTTGCGGGCACCGGGACCGGTCAGCAGGACGTGGAGGAGCTGCAGTTTGCCGTCGTGGCGGCGGGCGGCACGCAGTTCATCGGCGCGACGCGCAAAGCTTATGATGACTATGCGGCGGTGTTGACGCGGGTGGCGGACGCGGAGCCGCTGGAGGTCGGCAAGTGGTATGCGGTGGACCAGGCGTATGCCCGGCAACTCATCGCGCGGCATCTGCCGGAGGCGGGGTAA
- a CDS encoding 3-deoxy-7-phosphoheptulonate synthase — MPQTADLRIRATKPLIAPGVLAEELPLPESSAARVNAARREVAAIMRGEDDRLLVITGPCSIHDPAAALDYAAHLAAAAERHRDDLLVVMRVYFEKPRTVVGWKGLINDPDRDNSYRVNHGLRLARQLLVDITATGLPIATEFLDTTLGQYYADAISWAAIGARTVESQVHRELTSGLSMPVGLKNRTDGNLQVAIDAIRSAAQPHWFSTLTREGAPAIMGTTGNPDTHLVLRGGTAGPNFSAEHVAEAVALLEKHHLPPHVMVDCSHANSGKDPERQPAVAADLATRIAAGDRALTGVMLESHLLGGNQPIDATPLNYGQSITDACLSWEKTLPVLTQLAESVKARRHA, encoded by the coding sequence ATGCCTCAGACTGCCGACCTGCGCATCCGCGCCACCAAACCGCTCATCGCTCCCGGCGTGCTCGCCGAGGAACTGCCCCTGCCCGAGTCCTCCGCCGCCCGCGTCAACGCCGCCCGCCGCGAGGTCGCCGCCATCATGCGCGGCGAGGACGACCGCCTGCTCGTCATCACCGGTCCCTGCTCGATCCACGACCCGGCCGCCGCCCTCGACTACGCTGCCCATCTCGCCGCCGCCGCCGAGCGTCACCGCGACGACCTGCTCGTCGTCATGCGCGTCTATTTCGAAAAACCCCGCACCGTCGTCGGCTGGAAGGGCCTCATCAACGACCCCGACCGCGACAACTCCTACCGCGTCAACCACGGCCTGCGCCTCGCCCGCCAACTCCTCGTCGATATCACCGCCACCGGCCTGCCCATCGCGACCGAGTTCCTCGACACCACCCTGGGCCAATACTACGCCGACGCCATCAGCTGGGCCGCCATCGGCGCCCGCACCGTCGAGAGCCAGGTCCACCGCGAACTCACCTCCGGCCTCTCCATGCCCGTCGGCCTCAAGAACCGCACCGACGGCAACCTGCAGGTCGCCATCGACGCCATCCGCTCCGCCGCCCAGCCCCACTGGTTTTCCACCCTCACCCGCGAGGGCGCCCCCGCCATCATGGGCACCACCGGCAACCCCGACACCCACCTCGTGCTCCGCGGCGGCACCGCCGGACCCAACTTCAGCGCCGAGCACGTCGCCGAAGCCGTTGCCCTCCTGGAAAAACATCACCTGCCCCCGCACGTCATGGTCGACTGCAGCCACGCCAACAGCGGCAAAGACCCCGAGCGCCAACCCGCCGTCGCCGCCGACCTCGCCACCCGCATCGCCGCCGGCGACCGCGCCCTCACCGGCGTCATGCTCGAAAGCCACCTCCTCGGCGGCAACCAGCCCATCGACGCCACCCCGCTCAACTACGGCCAAAGCATCACCGACGCCTGCCTCTCCTGGGAAAAAACCCTCCCCGTCCTCACCCAACTCGCCGAGTCCGTCAAAGCCCGCCGCCACGCCTAA